A window from Montipora capricornis isolate CH-2021 chromosome 7, ASM3666992v2, whole genome shotgun sequence encodes these proteins:
- the LOC138055643 gene encoding uncharacterized protein → MEHETKQSPVAVVIAFTLVLLSGQWTNIGGCSVKELGVKLPGTNRIPDKYMTSSTQLNNNYPAFRGRIGIKRIGSYADAWCASESDSSPFIQVYFEMLTNFRVIESEGVDIDGNDLWVQSYVVSISNDSARGWMDYENGVAQELLSNTDIHATNVSSNDSWAYFIRIHPKRYVGKWACMRIALYGCQNGQQFHTKFNDIFNDAPLTKAPLNETLLLVLPIVVFFCEIIAGLICLCRRYRAIHFCILRARPPQELKESTPTAETRAGIKSIVIYEDPPPYESQTVSLHFGHDTYDERDLPPEVPAFIESNKIFSFDRGKYEQKSIFSHWKIVSMGKPGQISKLLQ, encoded by the exons ATGGAGCATGAGACAAAACAAAGTCCTGTTGCAGTGGTAATTGCCTTCACGTTGGTTTTGTTGAGTGGGCAATGGACAAATATCGGAG GATGCAGTGTTAAAGAGCTGGGTGTTAAACTGCCAGGCACTAATCGCATTCCAGATAAGTACATGACGTCATCCACACAACTAAACAACAATTACCCAGCCTTCCGTGGTCGCATTGGTATCAAAAGGATAGGATCATATGCTGATGCGTGGTGCGCTTCGGAAAGTGATTCCAGCCCGTTTATTCAAGTGTATTTTG aaatgttAACTAACTTTAGAGTGATCGAATCTGAGGGAGTTGACATCGATGGAAATGACTTGTGGGTTCAAAGCTATGTTGTGTCTATCAGTAATGATTCTGCAAGAGGCTGGATGGATTATGAAAATGGAGTGGCACAAGAG CTTTTGTCCAACACTGACATCCATGCCACAAACGTATCTTCGAACGACTCTTGGGCATATTTTATTCGCATACATCCCAAACGATACGTTGGGAAGTGGGCCTGTATGCGCATTGCTTTATATGGATGCCAGAACG GACAACAATTTCATACAAAATTCAATGATATATTTAACGATGCACCACTCACAAAAGCACCTCTGAATGAAACTCTGCTTTTAG TTCTACCCATAGTTGTCTTTTTTTGCGAGATCATAGCAGGATTGATATGCCTTTGTCGTCGATACAG ggcaATACATTTTTGCATCCTCAGAGCTCGTCCACCACAAGAATTAAAAGAAAGTACGCCGACGGCAGAGACCAGGGCTGGGATAAAAAGCATCGTTATATATGAAGACCCCCCTCCTTATGAATCTCAAACAGTTTCCTTACATTTCGGTCATGATACTTACGACGAAAGAGATTTGCCCCCAGAAGTGCCAGCTTTCATTGAGAGTAACAAG ATATTTTCATTTGATAGAGGAAAATACGAGCAAAAGTCTATTTTTAGTCACTGGAAGATTGTAAGCATGGGAAAACCAGGACAgatttcaaaacttttgcaATGA